A single region of the Phyllostomus discolor isolate MPI-MPIP mPhyDis1 chromosome 14, mPhyDis1.pri.v3, whole genome shotgun sequence genome encodes:
- the APOBEC4 gene encoding putative C->U-editing enzyme APOBEC-4, with protein sequence MEPLFEEYLGNRGTIVKPYYWLSFSLDCSSCPYHIRTGEEARVPYTEFYQIFGFPYGPTHPHTKHLTFYELKTSSGSLVQRGHASSCTANNTHPESMLFETHGYLDAAVYNNDGIRHIVLYSSSSPCNEADHCCVSKMYNFLTAYPDVTLSVYFSRLYHTDTDFPASAWNREALRSLASLWPKVTLSPISGGIWHFLLDNFVSGVFGSTVFQPILTRRALADRHNAYEIGAITGVKPYFTDVLSQTGEGQNVTAQAAAESYTFHSIFPGQSLPVTSAQPQPSLTPDLRVPVVFVLVPFRDLPPIHAGLNPYKPRNVVRHLNMPQVPFRETKDLRRPATAMSVETAELTDQSASNEADGKKKKSKRKK encoded by the coding sequence ATGGAGCCGTTATTTGAGGAGTACCTAGGAAATCGCGGAACAATAGTGAAACCTTACTACTGGCTAAGCTTCTCTCTAGATTGCTCCAGTTGTCCTTACCATATTCGGACAGGGGAAGAAGCGCGAGTTCCCTACACAGAGTTCTATCAGATTTTTGGATTCCCTTATGGGCCAACACATCCTCACACCAAGCACCTCACGTTCTACGAGCTGAAAACTTCCAGCGGGAGCCTGGTGCAAAGGGGGCACGCCAGCAGTTGCACTGCGAACAACACTCACCCAGAATCGATGCTGTTTGAGACGCATGGGTACCTGGACGCGGCCGTCTACAACAACGACGGCATCAGGCACATCGTTCTGTACTCTAGCAGCTCCCCGTGCAACGAGGCTGACCACTGCTGTGTCAGCAAAATGTACAACTTCCTGACCGCGTATCCAGACGTCACTCTGAGCGTTTACTTCTCTCGGCTCTATCACACCGACACTGATTTTCCGGCCTCGGCGTGGAACCGTGAAGCTCTCCGGAGCCTGGCGAGTCTGTGGCCGAAGGTCACTCTGAGCCCAATCAGTGGTGGGATCTGGCACTTTCTCCTCGACAACTTTGTGAGCGGTGTTTTCGGATCCACTGTCTTCCAGCCCATTCTAACCAGGAGAGCGCTGGCTGACAGGCACAATGCGTATGAAATCGGCGCCATAACAGGGGTGAAACCTTATTTCACCGATGTTCTTTCCCAGACAGGAGAGGGCCAGAACGTGACCGCTCAGGCGGCTGCGGAGAGCTACACCTTCCACAGCATCTTTCCTGGACAGTCTCTTCCAGTGACAAGTGCACAGCCACAGCCCAGCCTGACACCAGACCTCAGGGTCCCCGTCGTCTTTGTGCTGGTGCCTTTCCGAGACCTACCCCCCATCCATGCCGGTCTCAACCCGTACAAGCCCAGGAATGTCGTCAGGCACTTGAACATGCCCCAGGTGCCATTCCGGGAAACCAAGGACCTCAGGAGGCCGGCCACCGCGATGTCAGTGGAGACAGCGGAACTCACAGACCAGTCTGCAAGTAACGAGGCAGacggaaagaaaaagaaaagcaaacggAAAAAATAA